The proteins below come from a single Pseudarthrobacter sp. SSS035 genomic window:
- a CDS encoding Pr6Pr family membrane protein — MTKRSVLIGGRFFFGLLTLVAVGTQLTVHLGMGYDVWNFFSYFTNLSNIFAALVLLISGYRVLIRKRPSEIDDVTRGTATIAMAVVGLVFGALLAGEDLGSLLPWVNFVVHYLIPVVMVVDWLFQPPRATLTVKHIWYWLLYPVGYLVYSLVRGALVNWYPYWFVDPARAGGWGGVVVFALAISVGFLVVSLAMLWLGNKLKRQVDY, encoded by the coding sequence ATGACCAAGAGATCTGTGCTTATCGGGGGACGCTTTTTCTTTGGCCTTTTGACGTTGGTGGCAGTGGGAACACAGCTGACAGTTCATTTGGGCATGGGCTACGACGTCTGGAACTTTTTCAGCTACTTCACTAATCTGTCCAACATCTTCGCTGCGTTGGTGCTTCTCATCAGCGGCTACAGGGTGCTGATCCGCAAACGCCCCAGCGAAATCGACGACGTTACCCGCGGCACGGCAACCATCGCCATGGCCGTGGTGGGACTCGTGTTCGGTGCGCTGCTCGCGGGGGAAGATCTCGGCTCGCTGCTGCCGTGGGTCAACTTCGTGGTGCACTACCTGATCCCGGTGGTCATGGTGGTGGACTGGCTCTTCCAACCGCCGCGGGCCACGCTCACGGTCAAGCACATCTGGTACTGGCTGCTCTACCCCGTCGGCTACCTGGTCTACAGCCTGGTCCGCGGGGCGTTGGTGAACTGGTACCCGTACTGGTTCGTCGACCCCGCACGGGCAGGTGGCTGGGGCGGAGTGGTGGTGTTTGCCCTCGCCATTTCCGTCGGCTTCCTGGTGGTGAGCCTGGCGATGCTGTGGCTCGGCAACAAGCTCAAGCGGCAGGTGGATTACTAG
- a CDS encoding NCS1 family nucleobase:cation symporter-1 — MQTTPLTGVEPAPETEVGLGKAAHPSVGVDALCDVASAASGTTISPSLYNIDLAPTKREGRRWTGYSIFTLWANDVHSLGNYAFAIGLFALGLGGWQILLALGVGAVLLFALLSLSGFMGVKTGVPFPVMSRISFGIRGAQIASLLRGAVAVAWFGIQTYLASVVLRVMLVAMVPSLQELDTNSILGLSTLGWASFVFLWIVQLVIVSFGMEMIRKYEAFAGPIILVTMAAIAVWIFVEAGGSIAWAGDNALEGGDMWRTIFAGGALWVAIYGTFVLNFCDFTRSAVSKQAVVRGNFWGIPINMLLFGAIVVVMAGGQFKINGTVIQSPSDIVQTIPNTLFLVLACLALLILTIAVNLMANFVAPVYALTNLFPKHLNFRKAAWVSGTIGLIILPWNLYNNPLVIVYFLGGLGALLGPLFGVVMADYWLLRRGKVNVLELYSEDPAGAYYYKKGYNPRAIIAMVPAAAIALLIAFVPALEAAAPFAWFVAAGIAAVVYYVISDRRQRLDDVDGESIAVASAH, encoded by the coding sequence ATGCAGACAACCCCGTTGACCGGCGTTGAACCGGCACCCGAGACAGAGGTTGGCCTGGGCAAAGCAGCCCATCCCTCCGTGGGTGTCGACGCGCTTTGCGATGTAGCCAGCGCCGCTTCCGGCACAACCATCAGCCCCTCCCTCTACAACATCGACCTTGCCCCGACGAAGCGGGAAGGCCGCCGCTGGACCGGCTACAGTATCTTCACCCTGTGGGCCAACGACGTCCACAGCCTTGGCAACTACGCCTTCGCCATTGGCCTCTTCGCCCTCGGGCTGGGCGGCTGGCAGATCCTCCTCGCTTTGGGAGTCGGCGCCGTCCTGCTGTTTGCGCTCCTCAGCTTGTCCGGCTTTATGGGCGTAAAAACCGGTGTCCCGTTCCCCGTCATGAGCCGGATCAGCTTCGGCATCAGGGGCGCCCAGATTGCCAGCCTCCTGCGCGGGGCAGTGGCCGTGGCCTGGTTCGGCATCCAGACGTACCTCGCGTCCGTGGTGCTCAGGGTCATGCTCGTCGCCATGGTTCCCTCGCTGCAGGAGCTCGACACCAACTCTATTCTCGGCCTGTCCACGCTGGGCTGGGCTTCGTTCGTATTCCTCTGGATTGTCCAGCTGGTCATCGTCAGCTTCGGCATGGAGATGATCCGCAAGTATGAGGCCTTCGCCGGCCCCATCATCCTGGTCACCATGGCGGCCATCGCCGTCTGGATCTTCGTCGAAGCCGGCGGCTCCATCGCCTGGGCCGGGGACAACGCCCTCGAAGGCGGCGACATGTGGCGCACCATCTTCGCCGGCGGTGCCCTGTGGGTGGCCATTTACGGAACGTTCGTCCTGAACTTCTGCGACTTTACCCGGTCCGCCGTCTCCAAGCAGGCCGTCGTGCGCGGCAACTTCTGGGGCATCCCCATCAACATGCTCCTCTTCGGCGCGATCGTTGTGGTGATGGCCGGTGGACAGTTCAAGATCAACGGCACTGTCATCCAGAGCCCGTCGGACATCGTCCAGACCATCCCGAACACCCTGTTCCTTGTCCTGGCCTGCCTTGCCCTGCTGATCCTGACCATCGCCGTGAACCTGATGGCCAACTTTGTGGCCCCCGTCTACGCCCTGACCAACCTCTTCCCGAAGCACCTGAACTTCCGCAAGGCGGCCTGGGTCAGCGGCACCATCGGCCTCATCATCCTGCCGTGGAACCTGTACAACAACCCGCTGGTCATCGTGTACTTCCTGGGCGGACTCGGAGCCCTGCTCGGCCCGCTGTTCGGCGTTGTCATGGCCGATTACTGGCTGCTGCGCCGCGGCAAGGTCAACGTCCTTGAGCTCTACTCCGAGGACCCGGCAGGTGCCTACTACTACAAAAAGGGCTACAACCCCCGGGCCATCATTGCCATGGTGCCTGCTGCCGCCATTGCACTCCTGATCGCCTTTGTTCCGGCACTGGAAGCGGCCGCCCCGTTCGCGTGGTTCGTCGCTGCCGGCATCGCCGCGGTGGTCTACTACGTCATCTCGGACCGCAGGCAGCGGCTCGACGACGTCGACGGCGAATCCATCGCCGTCGCCAGCGCCCACTGA
- a CDS encoding aspartate/glutamate racemase family protein — MRILVANVNTTQSMTDSIAAQATQAALPDTEIVGITPRFGVDSCEGNFESYLAAIAVMDAVVNYQEPFDAVIQAGYGEHGREGLQELLDVPVVDITEAAASTAMFLGHKYSVITTLDRAVPLIEDRLKLAGLDARCASVRASGMAVLELEEEPERAVEAIIEQALLAVREDKAEVIVLGCGGMAGLDEEIRKRAGVPVVDGVAAAVTIAESLVRLRLSTSKVRTYATPRPKTVIGWPITAADVPAAP; from the coding sequence ATGCGCATCCTGGTGGCCAACGTCAACACCACACAGTCCATGACCGATTCCATCGCCGCGCAGGCAACACAGGCCGCGCTGCCGGACACGGAGATCGTGGGAATCACTCCGCGCTTCGGCGTAGACTCCTGCGAGGGAAACTTTGAGAGCTACCTCGCGGCGATCGCCGTGATGGACGCCGTCGTCAACTACCAGGAGCCGTTCGACGCCGTCATCCAAGCCGGCTACGGCGAGCACGGCCGCGAAGGGCTCCAGGAGCTCCTTGACGTTCCGGTAGTGGACATCACCGAGGCGGCCGCGAGCACCGCGATGTTCCTGGGCCACAAGTACTCCGTGATCACCACCCTGGACCGGGCCGTGCCGCTGATCGAGGACCGGCTGAAGCTGGCCGGCCTCGACGCCCGGTGCGCCTCGGTCCGGGCCAGCGGCATGGCCGTCTTGGAGTTGGAGGAGGAGCCGGAGCGCGCTGTGGAAGCCATCATCGAACAGGCGCTGCTGGCTGTCCGTGAGGACAAGGCGGAAGTCATTGTCCTGGGCTGCGGCGGCATGGCCGGTCTGGATGAGGAAATCCGGAAGCGTGCCGGCGTTCCCGTGGTGGACGGTGTGGCGGCTGCGGTCACCATCGCTGAATCGCTGGTCCGGCTGCGGCTGAGCACCTCAAAGGTCCGGACCTACGCCACCCCGCGGCCCAAGACAGTCATAGGCTGGCCAATAACGGCAGCGGATGTGCCCGCTGCGCCTTAA
- a CDS encoding aspartate/glutamate racemase family protein — translation MKLLVINPNISDDVTALIEAEALRSASPGTELVVRTAGYGVEYIETRFESLVAAGAVAEIVAEYTRDGASIDGVVVAAFGDPGMPALKELTDIPVIGITEAALCAAALQGHRFSIIAISDRIRPWYQDCVERFGLGGRLASIRSINEALHGIASVQQDFKATLLALSHQAVTEDGADVVILAGAPLAGLARELRGQIGVPVVDGISAGIRMAEAVVGLDSGPHRAGAFAPPPAKSRRGLTENLDAALTTAQNASAHDPARRGVTQPAAPAQAN, via the coding sequence ATGAAACTCCTTGTCATCAACCCCAACATCAGCGACGACGTTACCGCCCTGATCGAAGCGGAGGCCCTCCGCTCCGCCTCCCCCGGAACAGAACTTGTGGTCCGGACCGCCGGGTACGGCGTGGAATACATTGAAACCCGCTTTGAATCCCTGGTCGCGGCCGGAGCCGTCGCCGAAATCGTCGCCGAGTACACCCGTGACGGCGCCAGCATCGACGGCGTTGTGGTGGCCGCCTTCGGCGACCCCGGGATGCCCGCACTGAAGGAACTCACCGACATCCCCGTTATCGGAATCACCGAGGCGGCACTCTGCGCAGCCGCCCTGCAGGGCCACCGGTTCTCCATCATCGCCATCTCGGACCGGATCCGGCCCTGGTACCAGGACTGCGTGGAGCGCTTCGGGCTCGGCGGCCGTCTGGCATCGATCCGCTCCATCAACGAAGCCCTCCACGGCATCGCCTCGGTACAGCAGGACTTCAAGGCAACCCTGCTGGCACTCAGCCACCAGGCCGTCACGGAGGACGGGGCCGACGTCGTGATCCTCGCCGGAGCACCGCTCGCCGGCCTGGCCCGCGAACTCCGCGGGCAGATCGGCGTCCCCGTGGTGGACGGTATCTCCGCAGGCATCCGCATGGCAGAAGCGGTTGTTGGGCTCGATTCCGGACCGCACCGCGCAGGCGCCTTCGCACCGCCGCCGGCCAAGTCCCGCCGCGGCCTCACCGAGAACCTGGACGCCGCACTCACTACCGCGCAGAATGCGTCCGCGCACGATCCTGCCCGGCGCGGCGTCACCCAGCCGGCCGCGCCCGCACAGGCCAACTAG
- the aceE gene encoding pyruvate dehydrogenase (acetyl-transferring), homodimeric type: MAAGEETSHILSGLTNQLPDRDPEETAEWLESLDALIQEQGTERAQYIMRSLLQRAGAQSVGVPMVTTTDYVNTIPVDQETAFPGDEEIEQKYRAYMRWNAAIMVHRAQRSDIGVGGHISTYAGAATLYEVGFNHFFRGKDHPGGGDQVFFQGHASPGMYARAFMEGRLAEEDLDGFRQEKSKKGHALSSYPHPRLMPEFWEFPTVSMGIGPMNAIYQAQSNRYLHNRGLKDTSDQQVWAFLGDGEMDEPESRGLLQLAANDKLDNLNFVINCNLQRLDGPVRGNGKIMQELEAFFRGAGWNVIKVVWGREWDDLLTQDADGSLVKIMNETPDGDYQTYKAESGGFVREHFFGKTPQTKDMVADLSDDEIWNLKRGGHDYHKVYAAYKAATEFKGKPTVILAKTVKGYGLGPHFEGRNATHQMKKLTLDNLKKFRDHLRIPITDEQLDADLYRPPYYHPGMDSPEIQYLMERRRALGGFVPERRPEHAPVELPDAKTYEVAKRGSGKQQAATTMTFVRLLKDLLRDKKFGHRIVPIVPDESRTFGMDAFFPTAKIYNPDGQAYLSVDRDLVLAYKESAQGQLIHPGINEAGAVAAFTAAGTAYATHGVPLIPIYVFYSMFGFQRTGDAFWAAADQMTRGFIIGATAGRTTLTGEGLQHADGHSPILASTNPAVLTYDPAYGYEMGHIIRDGIERMYGPAASGDGTGPASDKNLMYYITVYNEPISQPAEPENLDVNGVLKGIYRVSASGIEGPKSQILASGVSVPWALDAQRILAEDWGVSADVWSVTSWNELRRDGLAAEEEAFLNPGQPARVPFVTQQLADAQGPVVAVTDYMKAVPDQIRQFLPHQFATLGADGFGFSDTRAAARRFFKNDTHSIVVKTLQLLASRGEVDGGVPAYALDRYKLLDVNAGTTGGTGGDA, translated from the coding sequence GTGGCTGCAGGAGAAGAGACCTCCCATATCCTCAGCGGGTTGACAAACCAGCTGCCCGATCGTGATCCGGAAGAGACCGCCGAATGGCTGGAGTCCCTGGATGCCCTGATTCAGGAACAGGGTACGGAACGTGCCCAATACATCATGCGGAGCCTGCTCCAAAGGGCGGGCGCGCAGAGCGTCGGCGTGCCGATGGTGACCACCACGGACTACGTGAACACCATCCCGGTGGACCAGGAAACGGCGTTCCCGGGGGACGAAGAGATCGAACAGAAGTACCGGGCGTACATGCGCTGGAACGCCGCCATCATGGTGCACCGGGCACAGCGGTCCGATATCGGAGTGGGCGGGCACATCTCCACGTACGCCGGCGCCGCCACCCTGTACGAGGTCGGCTTCAACCACTTCTTCCGCGGCAAGGACCACCCCGGCGGCGGCGACCAGGTCTTCTTCCAGGGCCACGCCTCCCCCGGCATGTACGCCCGCGCGTTCATGGAAGGCCGGCTCGCCGAGGAGGACCTGGACGGATTCCGGCAGGAAAAGTCCAAGAAAGGCCACGCGCTCTCCTCCTACCCGCACCCGCGCCTCATGCCGGAGTTCTGGGAATTCCCCACGGTCTCGATGGGCATCGGCCCGATGAACGCGATCTACCAGGCCCAGTCCAACCGGTACCTGCACAACCGCGGCCTCAAAGACACCTCGGACCAGCAGGTCTGGGCGTTCCTGGGCGACGGCGAAATGGACGAGCCCGAGTCCCGCGGCCTGCTCCAGCTCGCCGCGAACGACAAGCTCGACAACCTGAACTTTGTGATCAACTGCAACCTCCAGCGCCTGGACGGTCCCGTCCGCGGCAACGGCAAGATCATGCAGGAACTCGAAGCATTCTTCCGCGGCGCGGGCTGGAACGTCATCAAGGTCGTCTGGGGCCGGGAGTGGGATGACCTGCTCACCCAGGACGCCGACGGCTCGCTCGTGAAGATCATGAACGAGACCCCGGACGGGGACTACCAGACCTACAAGGCAGAATCCGGCGGGTTCGTCCGCGAGCACTTCTTCGGCAAAACCCCGCAGACCAAGGACATGGTCGCGGACCTCTCCGATGACGAGATCTGGAACCTCAAGCGCGGCGGCCACGACTACCACAAGGTCTACGCCGCGTATAAGGCAGCCACCGAATTCAAGGGCAAGCCCACCGTGATCCTGGCCAAAACGGTCAAGGGCTACGGACTCGGACCCCACTTCGAGGGCCGCAACGCGACCCACCAGATGAAAAAGCTCACCCTCGATAACCTGAAGAAATTCCGCGACCACCTCCGGATCCCCATCACGGACGAACAGCTCGACGCGGACCTCTACCGGCCCCCGTACTACCACCCCGGCATGGACTCCCCCGAGATCCAGTACCTTATGGAACGCCGCCGCGCCCTGGGCGGTTTCGTCCCCGAACGCCGGCCGGAGCACGCTCCGGTGGAGCTGCCGGACGCCAAAACCTACGAGGTCGCCAAGCGCGGTTCCGGCAAGCAGCAGGCGGCCACCACCATGACCTTCGTGCGCCTGCTCAAGGACCTGCTCAGGGATAAAAAGTTCGGACATCGCATTGTCCCCATCGTTCCGGATGAGTCCCGAACCTTCGGCATGGACGCATTCTTCCCCACGGCCAAGATCTACAACCCGGACGGCCAGGCCTATCTCTCCGTGGACCGGGACCTGGTCCTGGCCTACAAGGAATCGGCCCAGGGCCAGCTGATCCACCCCGGCATCAACGAAGCAGGCGCGGTCGCGGCGTTCACCGCCGCCGGCACCGCCTACGCCACCCACGGCGTACCGCTGATCCCGATCTATGTGTTCTACTCCATGTTCGGGTTCCAGCGCACCGGCGACGCCTTCTGGGCAGCGGCGGACCAGATGACCCGCGGGTTCATCATCGGCGCCACCGCCGGCCGGACCACCCTGACCGGTGAAGGCCTGCAGCACGCCGACGGCCACTCCCCGATCCTGGCCTCCACCAACCCGGCCGTCCTCACCTACGACCCCGCGTACGGGTACGAGATGGGCCACATCATCCGGGACGGCATCGAGCGCATGTACGGGCCGGCCGCAAGCGGCGATGGAACCGGACCTGCATCCGATAAGAACCTCATGTACTACATCACGGTCTACAACGAGCCGATCTCCCAGCCGGCCGAACCTGAGAACCTCGACGTCAACGGTGTGCTGAAAGGCATCTACCGGGTGTCGGCGTCGGGTATCGAAGGGCCCAAGAGCCAGATCCTGGCCTCGGGTGTCTCCGTCCCGTGGGCCCTGGATGCCCAGCGGATCCTCGCCGAGGACTGGGGCGTCTCCGCCGACGTCTGGTCCGTCACGTCCTGGAACGAACTGCGCCGCGACGGGCTCGCCGCCGAGGAAGAGGCCTTCCTGAACCCGGGCCAGCCCGCCCGAGTACCGTTCGTCACGCAGCAGCTCGCCGATGCGCAGGGGCCCGTGGTGGCGGTGACCGACTACATGAAGGCCGTCCCGGACCAGATCCGCCAGTTCCTCCCGCACCAGTTCGCCACGCTCGGAGCCGACGGCTTCGGCTTCTCCGACACCCGCGCCGCAGCCCGCCGCTTCTTCAAGAACGACACCCACTCGATTGTGGTGAAGACGCTGCAGCTGCTGGCTTCGCGCGGCGAGGTGGACGGCGGCGTGCCCGCCTACGCACTGGACCGCTACAAGCTCCTGGACGTCAACGCCGGGACCACCGGCGGCACGGGCGGCGACGCCTGA
- a CDS encoding aspartate/glutamate racemase family protein, translated as MPSTTRPKRIGMIVPSSNTCLEPQSYRILGDRDDVTIHFARIPVTRIALDKSSDKQFDAAVMRSAAELLATADVDVIAWNGTSGSWLGADHDRQLVEEITDATGIPATTSTLAYMEAFRTFGTERIGLFTPYTGDVNEQIVASYHRDGIKTLDHRFLGLSDNESFARVADEEMRPGSLELAASGPDAVIYLCTNLYGANITAEIEAETDVPVLDSVAVTLWHCLRMAGAPLLDPRWGRLLTSA; from the coding sequence ATGCCTTCCACAACCCGCCCCAAGCGCATCGGCATGATCGTGCCGTCCTCCAACACCTGCCTCGAACCGCAAAGCTACCGGATCCTGGGCGACCGGGACGACGTCACTATCCACTTCGCCCGGATCCCGGTCACCCGGATTGCCCTGGACAAATCCTCGGACAAGCAGTTCGATGCCGCGGTCATGCGTTCGGCCGCCGAACTCCTCGCCACCGCCGATGTGGACGTCATCGCCTGGAACGGCACCTCCGGCTCCTGGCTCGGCGCCGACCATGACCGCCAGCTCGTGGAGGAAATCACGGACGCCACGGGCATCCCGGCCACCACGTCCACCCTGGCGTACATGGAAGCGTTCCGGACCTTCGGCACCGAACGCATCGGGCTCTTCACTCCGTACACCGGGGACGTCAACGAACAGATCGTGGCGTCCTACCACCGGGACGGCATCAAGACCCTCGACCACCGCTTCCTTGGCCTGAGCGACAACGAGTCGTTCGCCCGGGTGGCGGATGAGGAGATGCGTCCGGGGTCGCTGGAGCTTGCCGCGTCCGGGCCGGACGCCGTCATCTACCTCTGCACGAACCTCTACGGCGCCAACATCACCGCGGAAATTGAGGCCGAGACTGACGTTCCCGTGCTGGACTCGGTGGCCGTAACGCTGTGGCATTGCCTCAGGATGGCGGGCGCACCGCTGCTGGACCCGCGCTGGGGCAGGCTCCTCACGTCCGCCTGA
- the nboR gene encoding nicotine blue oxidoreductase translates to MADLDKQRTTAVLLAAGAGTRLGLGPKALLRFQGRTLVEVLADVLLAGGCREVVTVLGADAATVRAAADLSRHRIINNPAWASGMGSSFRAGVTAAAPGDHVLIALVDMPGLTAEAVARLLASHRPGRVTAAAYRGNDGKQQRGHPLLLDSSLRAEATEMATGDAGARYFLQAHPELIDLIDFSDLSAGEDLDTPGQLHLLE, encoded by the coding sequence ATGGCTGACCTGGACAAACAACGCACGACGGCGGTGCTGCTTGCCGCCGGCGCCGGAACGCGGCTGGGGCTCGGCCCCAAAGCGCTACTCCGGTTCCAGGGCCGAACGCTCGTTGAAGTCCTGGCCGACGTGCTGCTCGCCGGCGGCTGCCGCGAAGTGGTGACGGTGCTCGGCGCGGACGCGGCAACCGTCCGGGCCGCCGCCGATCTCAGCCGGCACCGGATCATCAACAACCCGGCCTGGGCCAGCGGAATGGGAAGTTCGTTCCGGGCGGGAGTCACCGCAGCAGCCCCGGGGGACCATGTGCTCATCGCACTCGTGGACATGCCCGGCCTGACCGCAGAAGCCGTTGCCCGGTTGCTGGCATCCCACCGGCCAGGCCGGGTGACGGCGGCCGCCTACCGTGGCAACGATGGAAAACAACAGCGGGGACATCCGCTGCTCCTGGATTCCAGTCTCCGCGCTGAGGCCACGGAAATGGCAACGGGCGACGCCGGGGCCCGCTATTTCCTCCAGGCCCATCCCGAACTGATAGATCTCATCGATTTCAGTGACCTCTCCGCCGGTGAAGACCTCGACACCCCCGGTCAGCTGCACCTTCTGGAGTAA
- a CDS encoding amidohydrolase family protein: MSDTPELVIANGTVVNSFGRHRAHVVVREGRIDQLVDAAEPVPTATRVIDAAGLLVIPGGVDGHCHVAQITGRFRTLDDYRTTSTAALWGGTTTIIDFGIPRDARETPLDAVLSKKALARESRCDVALHGSVVSWDETVPWQLEQLAAEGVRSVKMYTTNRGTTMADGDTILKVMREMVRLDGLTYIHAEHDPIIADCTQQHADDGRIGVEHLHRTRPELAEEVSVKETLAMAEYAGAPVYFVHQSTPGAVDLVTEARGRRQEAYSETCPHYLTLDDSVYGSVMPEWYACCPPMRSPQTVAALRERLADGAIHTVASDHSCYDLTQKRERPDDIREMPHGLPGVETRMPVTFTALMEGARDARVEDFVEVFAAGPARINALPRKGTIAPGFDADLVIFDPAEERTVDGDALHMGTDFSPFDGRTLTGWPAVVVSAGRVVVDSDGFHDPGPVGRFVPRLGFREHLAATSVRPAATQATR, translated from the coding sequence ATGTCCGACACCCCAGAACTCGTCATTGCCAACGGCACCGTGGTCAACAGCTTCGGCCGCCACCGGGCCCACGTTGTGGTCCGGGAGGGCCGCATCGACCAACTGGTGGACGCCGCCGAGCCCGTCCCCACCGCTACGCGCGTCATCGATGCCGCCGGCCTGCTGGTCATTCCCGGCGGCGTGGACGGACACTGCCACGTGGCCCAGATAACCGGGCGGTTCCGCACCCTCGATGACTACCGGACCACGTCGACGGCCGCTTTGTGGGGCGGCACCACCACCATCATCGACTTCGGCATTCCCCGGGACGCCCGGGAAACCCCGCTGGACGCCGTGCTTTCCAAGAAGGCGCTGGCCCGGGAGTCCCGGTGTGACGTCGCGCTGCACGGCTCCGTGGTCAGCTGGGACGAAACGGTGCCCTGGCAGCTGGAGCAGCTCGCCGCCGAGGGCGTCCGGTCCGTCAAGATGTACACCACCAACCGCGGCACCACCATGGCGGACGGGGACACCATCCTGAAGGTCATGCGCGAGATGGTCCGCCTGGACGGCCTCACCTACATCCATGCCGAGCACGACCCCATCATCGCGGACTGCACGCAGCAGCACGCGGACGACGGCCGGATCGGCGTCGAACACCTGCACCGCACCCGCCCGGAACTGGCCGAAGAGGTCTCGGTCAAGGAAACCCTGGCCATGGCTGAATACGCCGGCGCGCCCGTCTACTTTGTGCACCAGTCCACTCCCGGAGCCGTGGATCTGGTGACCGAGGCGCGCGGCCGGCGCCAGGAGGCCTACTCCGAGACCTGTCCCCACTACCTCACCCTCGACGACAGCGTCTACGGATCGGTGATGCCGGAGTGGTACGCCTGCTGCCCGCCCATGCGCAGCCCGCAGACCGTCGCCGCGCTCCGGGAACGGCTTGCCGACGGCGCCATCCACACCGTTGCCTCCGACCACTCCTGCTACGACCTCACGCAAAAGCGGGAGCGCCCGGACGACATCCGCGAAATGCCGCACGGACTCCCGGGCGTCGAAACCCGGATGCCCGTCACATTCACCGCCCTGATGGAAGGAGCCCGCGACGCCCGGGTCGAGGACTTCGTCGAAGTCTTCGCCGCCGGCCCCGCCCGCATCAACGCCCTTCCCCGCAAGGGAACTATAGCCCCCGGGTTCGACGCCGACCTGGTCATCTTCGATCCAGCCGAGGAAAGAACCGTCGACGGCGACGCCCTGCACATGGGCACCGACTTCTCCCCGTTCGACGGCCGGACGCTCACGGGCTGGCCCGCTGTCGTTGTCTCCGCCGGACGCGTGGTGGTGGACAGCGACGGGTTCCACGACCCCGGTCCCGTGGGCCGCTTCGTGCCCCGACTCGGCTTCCGCGAACATCTGGCCGCGACTTCCGTCCGTCCTGCCGCCACCCAGGCCACCCGCTAG
- a CDS encoding SDR family oxidoreductase, translating to MTATHRPAHPHRPAPVAVVTGAGSGIGRAVARLMLADGYRVVLAGRREAPLLESAAGHRQALTVPCDVSVPDDVERLFAVALGKWGRVDVLFNNAGVFGPAASVDEISVADWDAVVAVNLTGSLLCAAAAVRAMKSQEPQGGRIINNGSIAAHSPRPRTVAYTVTKHAMTGLTKSIELDGRDFGITCGQIDIGNTATDIMSTIGVDSGALQADGSRRVEPTFPVQDAARAVLLMAGMPPSASVGSVVITAAGMPFIGRG from the coding sequence ATGACTGCAACCCACCGGCCCGCACATCCCCACCGGCCGGCACCGGTCGCCGTCGTGACCGGTGCAGGCTCCGGGATTGGCAGGGCGGTGGCGCGGCTCATGCTGGCCGACGGGTACCGCGTGGTGTTGGCCGGCCGCCGTGAGGCTCCGCTGCTGGAGTCCGCGGCCGGCCACCGCCAGGCGCTGACGGTTCCCTGCGACGTGAGCGTGCCCGACGACGTCGAGCGCCTTTTCGCAGTGGCTCTCGGCAAGTGGGGGAGGGTTGACGTCCTGTTCAACAACGCGGGCGTGTTCGGCCCGGCGGCGTCGGTGGATGAAATCAGCGTGGCCGACTGGGACGCGGTGGTGGCGGTGAACCTGACCGGCTCCCTGCTCTGCGCCGCCGCTGCAGTACGGGCCATGAAGTCGCAGGAGCCGCAGGGTGGCCGCATCATCAACAACGGCTCCATAGCGGCGCATTCGCCGCGGCCCCGGACGGTGGCCTATACGGTCACCAAACACGCCATGACGGGCCTGACCAAGAGTATCGAGCTGGACGGCAGGGATTTTGGCATCACCTGCGGCCAGATCGACATCGGCAACACGGCCACGGACATCATGTCCACCATCGGCGTGGACTCCGGCGCCCTGCAGGCTGACGGCAGCCGCAGGGTGGAGCCCACGTTCCCGGTGCAGGACGCCGCGCGCGCTGTGCTCCTGATGGCAGGCATGCCGCCGTCGGCCAGTGTGGGCTCAGTGGTGATCACTGCTGCGGGAATGCCGTTCATCGGTCGGGGCTGA